In a genomic window of Meriones unguiculatus strain TT.TT164.6M chromosome 8, Bangor_MerUng_6.1, whole genome shotgun sequence:
- the Smim45 gene encoding small integral membrane protein 45, whose product MPHFLDWFVPVYLVISVLILVGFGACIYYFEPGLQEAHKWRMQRPLVDRDFRKTLMVRDNPAFGGPEV is encoded by the coding sequence ATGCCGCACTTCCTGGACTGGTTCGTGCCTGTCTACCTGGTCATCTCCGTCCTCATCCTGGTGGGCTTCGGAGCGTGCATCTACTACTTCGAGCCTGGCCTGCAGGAGGCGCACAAGTGGCGCATGCAGCGCCCCCTGGTGGACCGTGATTTCCGCAAGACGCTGATGGTGCGGGACAACCCGGCTTTCGGAGGCCCCGAAGTCTAA